The following is a genomic window from Vibrio cyclitrophicus.
AGCTTGCTGTTGCGTTGATTGAATCAAGGCTGTCACCACATTCGATCAGTACACAAGAGCTGAATTGACGAGTAGGCGTACGTACACCAGACATGATCGGTGTAGGTAGAGAAATCTTAAACGTAGACGATGCGTCGTAAAAACGTTTGATGTAGTCAAGACGAGTCGATTTAGGGTATTTAGCGAATAGACACGCAGCCACTAGGATGTAAAGAAACTGAGCACTCTCGTAGATTTCTTTTGTTACACGGTTTTGCACGAAGTATTTACCTTCAAGCTGCTTAACTGCCGCGTAAGAGAAGTCTAAGTCACGCTTATGGTCGATGTACTGGTCTAGCTCTTCAAACTCAGCTTTCGTGTAATCTTGCATTAGGTGGCTGTCATATTTACCCATATCGACTAGTTTTGAAACGTGGTCATAAAGCGCAGGTGGCTCGTATTCGCCATACGCTTTTTTACGTAGGTGGAATACTGACAGACGTGCTGCTAGATATTGGTAATCAGGAGTCTCTTCAGAGATTAAATCCGCTGCTGACTTGATGATAGTTTCATGAATGTCAGTCGTGGTGATGCCGTCGTAAAACTGAATGTGAGCTTTCAATTCTACTTGTGATACAGAAACATTGTGCAAGCCTTCAGCTGCCCATGTGATCACGCGGTGGATCTTCTCTAGATCGATGGTTTCTTTGCGCCCGTTACGCTTGGTAACAGTAAGTTGTTGGTTCATTCTGCTTAATTTCCCTAACAAAACTGAACAAGGCCGTGTTTTTGTGTATTTCTGTGTAATTTTTGTAAATTACGTGTCGGCTTTGTGATCTTGGTCTACCCATATATTGTAGTTCAAACACAACATATAGGGGTCATTTGTTTGTTGGGTTACAAGATAGTGCTACAACCGAACTTTTTCAAGGTAAAGAAATTGGGTTGCTTGTGGATAAGTGGTGGATTGAAAAAAAACTGTAAGTGACCACTAACTGATGAAGATAGATGAGACTTGATTGTATAAAAGTCGGCTTTTAATGATGCTTTATTTTTGCACGCCTATAAAAAAAAATCCCTTGATCTTTGAGCAAAATGGGCGATGGATTTTAGGCGATTAAATTTAAATCTAGGTGGTCAAAATGGAAGCTAGCGCACGAAATTTAGACTGAAAAAAGTCGCAAACTTATGTTAATTGCAACCTTTTTCATTAGTCTTTTTTAGAAAAAATTTTACGGTAGGATAGCTGATATTTTTTAAGCGAAATTTTGCGTATGCACGATGTAATTGACATCAACACTGCGACCTAATCGGTAAGTGTCTGTCAGTGGATTATAGTGCAGCCCAGTGATACCGAGTTCTTGTAGAGATGTATTATCAATCATCTTGATAAGTTCAGCTGGGCGAATGAACTTGTCATGCTCGTGAGTGCCTTCAGGAACTATCTTTAGTAGCTTCTCTGCACCAACAATCGCAAACAAGTAAGATTTAAAATTGCGGTTCAACGTAGAGAAGAAAACGTGGCCATCCGGTTTGACCAATTTTGAACATGCGGTGATCACTGATTGTGGATCAGGCACGTGCTCTAGCATTTCCATGCAAGTGACCACGTCGTAAGTTTGTGGATTCTCTTCTGCGTGGTCTTCAATGGTACTTTGGATGTAATCGAGCTTGGTGCCAGTTTCTAGTGCGTGCAAGCGTGCCACTTCAAGTGGTTCTTTGCCCATGTCTAGCCCTGTCACTACAGCACCTTCGATTGCCATACTTTCCGCTAAAATGCCACCACCGCAACCAACATCGAGCACTTTCTTACCAAACAAACCTTCAGTTTTTTCTAGCACGTAGTTTAGGCGTAGTGGGTTGATTTGATGTAGAGGCTTAAATTCGCCTTCTAGATCCCACCAGCGTGACGCCATGTCTTCAAATTTCTTGATTTCTGCTGGGTCTACATTCTGTGATTTAGTCATAATCGGCATTTCCAAGTTAAATACGGCATCCATGAAATTGCAGGCATTATAACTTGCCTTTTCGCCTTGACCAGAAGATCTACAATTTTGCGAACTTATTGGGTGTAAAGTGACCATGTTTCAGCGAGATATGATGCGGAGGTGCAATTTCTCATCAATTGATTGGCTACAAGGGTCACAAGATGGTAAAAGGAGAGGGAAAGTGATGCCTCCGTAGGTAAATTTGTGTTATATTTTTCGGTCTTATACGTATTCAAAAATACGATCTGACTATAGAGGGAAAATGGCTCTATGAGCGATCTAGCGAAAGAGATCACGCCCGTAAATATTGAAGATGAGCTTAGAGGTTCATACCTAGACTACGCGATGTCCGTCATCGTTGGTCGTGCCCTTCCAGATGTGCGTGATGGCCTAAAACCTGTACACCGCCGCGTTTTGTTCGCGATGAATGTACTGGGTAATGATTGGAACAAACCATATAAAAAGTCTGCTCGTGTAGTAGGTGATGTAATCGGTAAATACCACCCGCATGGTGATAGTGCTGTATACGATACTATTGTTCGTATGGCTCAACCGTTCTCACTGCGTTACATGCTAGTTGATGGCCAAGGTAACTTTGGTTCTATCGATGGCGACTCCGCGGCTGCAATGCGTTATACCGAAGTTCGTATGGCGAAAATTGCTCACGAGCTCCTGGCTGACCTTGATAAGGAAACTGTGGACTACGTACCGAACTACGATGGTACAGAACAAATTCCAGCAGTACTTCCTACAAAAATTCCTAACCTATTGGTAAACGGTGCTTCTGGTATCGCAGTAGGTATGGCTACCAACATCCCACCACATAACCTTGGTGAAGTTGTTGATGGCTGTTTAGCATTTATCAATAATGAAGATATTACTATTGATGAGCTAATGGACTATATCCCTGGTCCTGACTTCCCGACAGCAGCACTTATCAGTGGTCGTAAAGGCATCGTAGATGCTTATAAAACTGGCCGCGGTAAAGTTTACATGCGTTCAAAAGCGAATATTGAAGTAGAGAAAAATGGTAAAGAAACCATTATCGTTACTGAGATTCCTTACCAAGTAAACAAAGCTCGCCTGATCGAGAAGATTGCTGAACTGGTTAAAGATAAGAAAGTTGAAGGCATCAGTGCTCTACGTGACGAATCTGATAAAGATGGTATGCGTATTGTTATTGAATGTAAGCGTGACGCTGTCGGTGAAGTTGTATTGAACAACCTTTACTCACAAACTCAACTGCAAACAACTTTCGGTATCAACATGGTTGCGCTGAACAATGGTCAACCACAGTTGTTCAACATCAAAGACATGCTTAAGTGCTTTGTAGACCACCGTCGCGAAGTTGTGACTCGTCGTACTATCTTTGAACTGAAGAAAGCACGCGACCGTGCACACATCCTTGAAGCATTGTCTCTAGCACTTGCTAACATTGACGAAATCATCGAGCTTATCCGTAACGCTCCAACGCCTGCTGAAGCAAAAGCTGGTTTAGTAGCTCGCGGTTGGGAACTTGGTAACGTTGCAGCAATGCTTGAACGTGCAGGTACTGATGCGGCTCGTCCTGATTGGTTGGAAGACCAATACGGCATCCGCGATGGCCAATACTTCCTAACGGAAACACAAGCACAAGCTATTCTAGAGCTTCGTCTTCATCGCTTAACTGGCCTTGAACATGAGAAGATTCTAGACGAGTACAAAGCGCTTCTAGAAGAAATCGCTGAGCTAATGCACATTCTTGCAAGCACTGAGCGTTTGATGGAAGTTATCCGTGAAGAACTTGAAGCGGTACGTGAAATCTATGGCGACGCTCGTCGTACAGAAATCACAGCAGCGGTTCATGACATCGACATGGAAGAGCTGATTGCTCAAGAAGACGTTGTAGTAACGCTTTCTAACGCAGGTTATGTTAAGTACCAAATTCTAAGCGACTACGAAGCTCAGCGTCGTGGTGGTAAAGGTAAGAGTGCAACTAAGATGAAAGATGAGGATTACATTGAGCGTCTGCTTGTTGCTAATACTCACGATAACATCTTATGTTTCTCTACTCGTGGTAAGACGTACCGCCTGAAAGTTTACCAACTGCCTCAAGCAAGCCGCACCGCTCGTGGTAAGCCTATCGTTAACATTCTTCCTCTAGAAGAAGGTGAGCGTATTACGGCTATCCTGCCTGTCTCTGAGTTCTCTAACGAGAAATTCATCTTCATGGCAACAGGCGACGGTACAGTTAAGAAGACATCACTGGATCAATTCGCAAACGTACGTGCTAACGGCCTAATCGCAGTTAACCTACGTGACGATGATTCACTGATTGGCGTTGATATTACTGATGGTAATAGCGACATCATGCTGTTCTCTAAATCGGGCAAAGTTGTTCGCTTTAACGAGGACAAAGTACGTCCAATGGGTCGTACTGCATCTGGTGTTCGTGGTATGAAGCTTCCAGAAGACGATCAAGTGGTTTCACTGATTGTTCCTTCAAATGAAGGCGATATCCTAACTGTGACTCAAAACGGTTACGGTAAGCGTACTGAGTTGGCTGAATACCCAACGAAAGGCCGTGCAACGCAAGGTGTAGTATCTATCAAAGTCTCTGATCGTAATGGCCCAGTAGTTGGTGCTGTTCAGGTTGAAGAAGGCGATGAAATGATGATGATCACCGACGCAGGCACACTAGTACGTACTCGCGTGGCGGAAGTCAGCCAAGTTGGTCGTAACACTCAAGGTGTAACACTGATCCGTACTGCTGAAGATGAGAATGTTGTAGGTCTACAACGTATCGACGAAGTAGAAGAAGCTGAGATTGTTGAAGGCGAAGAAACTGAAGAAGCAAATGCTGACGCAGTAAACGCAGAAACAGTTAATGCAGAAGGAAAGGTCGTTTCTGAATCAAATGAAGAGCAAGCATCCGATGCTTCTGACTCTGAGAGTGATAGCGAGCAAGATACTGAGTAATCTCGATTACACTAAGTAATTAAGAGTACCAATGAAAAAACCGAGCCTAAGTGCTCGGTTTTTTATTACCTGTCATTTCATTTTTCTTATCAGTTCGTTTAGGTCTTAGAGCAGACCTTAACCTGTCGCTTTTATGCAAAAGTTTGAGCACTAAATCTCGAACGCTAAACTTTGATCAATAACGAGGCAGAACGAAAGCGATAGAGTAGGAGATAAAGCTAAATAAAAGGATGTGGAATGGATATCTGGTTGTTGGTTGCTTTACTATTAATGAGTCTGTTTTTTATCGCGTTTGTTATTGCCGCGAGCAAAAATGGCCGTCATTTAAAAGGCAATGCGATGATTTCGCTTATCGCTGTGGTTTTGAGTGTGCTTGTCTGGTTTCAGCTTAAACAAGAGTTACCTCAATTTCCTTTAGATGATAGCGATAGCTACACGGCAACAGATTTCCAAGATGAGCTTCAGCAGAGCCTTGAGCAAGACCCAAATCAATCCGATTTGTGGTTTAAGCTTGGTGGTGTGTACATGCAAAAAGGGGAGTTTGATGCGGCATTCACTTGCTACGATTATGCGATTCGATTAGATCCTCAAGCACCTTCTGGTATTTATGCTGCTAAAGCTACTGCACTTTATTACCTTAGCTCCCAGGCGATGAGTGATGAGGTCAAGAGGCTATTAAATCAGTCGATGCAGCTTGATCCAAACGATCGTACCGCCTTAATGTTGATTGCGACCGATCACTTCATTAGTATGCGCTATCGACAAGCGATCGATGCGTGGACTCAAATCCTCGATTCCAATCAAAAGGGCATTGATCGTGTTTCGATTATTCATTCGATCAACCAAGCCAAAGAGATGATCCGCTAGGCTTGGTCAATAAGCTTGTTGTTCCTGAATAAATTTTGAAACTATTTACCTTTGAAGTAATTCGACTCTAAAGTGATTAATTTCTAAAATCATTATTTTCCGTATCTATTGGCTTTCGATCATTTCAGTTAAACCACCTGCGTTATGGATTTGAGTAAATCCTTGATCACGCAAGAACTGATACGCTTGCCCTGAGCGATTACCACTGCGGCAATACAAAACGATCGGTTGGTCTTTCTCAATATTAGCAAAGTGAGTCGCTACTTCTGAAAGAGGGTAGTTGATGGCGTTGTCTAGATGCCCTTGTTCGAACTCTGCAGGTGTTCTTACATCAATGACTAATGCACCTTTCTCTATCAACTCCCACCCTGTCTCTGCGCGCTCTGATGCGTTAACGCCTGAACTGAGTAGTGTAATGCATAATGCTAAAAGCGAAA
Proteins encoded in this region:
- a CDS encoding TPR domain-containing protein: MDIWLLVALLLMSLFFIAFVIAASKNGRHLKGNAMISLIAVVLSVLVWFQLKQELPQFPLDDSDSYTATDFQDELQQSLEQDPNQSDLWFKLGGVYMQKGEFDAAFTCYDYAIRLDPQAPSGIYAAKATALYYLSSQAMSDEVKRLLNQSMQLDPNDRTALMLIATDHFISMRYRQAIDAWTQILDSNQKGIDRVSIIHSINQAKEMIR
- the gyrA gene encoding DNA gyrase subunit A, producing the protein MSDLAKEITPVNIEDELRGSYLDYAMSVIVGRALPDVRDGLKPVHRRVLFAMNVLGNDWNKPYKKSARVVGDVIGKYHPHGDSAVYDTIVRMAQPFSLRYMLVDGQGNFGSIDGDSAAAMRYTEVRMAKIAHELLADLDKETVDYVPNYDGTEQIPAVLPTKIPNLLVNGASGIAVGMATNIPPHNLGEVVDGCLAFINNEDITIDELMDYIPGPDFPTAALISGRKGIVDAYKTGRGKVYMRSKANIEVEKNGKETIIVTEIPYQVNKARLIEKIAELVKDKKVEGISALRDESDKDGMRIVIECKRDAVGEVVLNNLYSQTQLQTTFGINMVALNNGQPQLFNIKDMLKCFVDHRREVVTRRTIFELKKARDRAHILEALSLALANIDEIIELIRNAPTPAEAKAGLVARGWELGNVAAMLERAGTDAARPDWLEDQYGIRDGQYFLTETQAQAILELRLHRLTGLEHEKILDEYKALLEEIAELMHILASTERLMEVIREELEAVREIYGDARRTEITAAVHDIDMEELIAQEDVVVTLSNAGYVKYQILSDYEAQRRGGKGKSATKMKDEDYIERLLVANTHDNILCFSTRGKTYRLKVYQLPQASRTARGKPIVNILPLEEGERITAILPVSEFSNEKFIFMATGDGTVKKTSLDQFANVRANGLIAVNLRDDDSLIGVDITDGNSDIMLFSKSGKVVRFNEDKVRPMGRTASGVRGMKLPEDDQVVSLIVPSNEGDILTVTQNGYGKRTELAEYPTKGRATQGVVSIKVSDRNGPVVGAVQVEEGDEMMMITDAGTLVRTRVAEVSQVGRNTQGVTLIRTAEDENVVGLQRIDEVEEAEIVEGEETEEANADAVNAETVNAEGKVVSESNEEQASDASDSESDSEQDTE
- a CDS encoding rhodanese-like domain-containing protein, which translates into the protein MKTLFSLLALCITLLSSGVNASERAETGWELIEKGALVIDVRTPAEFEQGHLDNAINYPLSEVATHFANIEKDQPIVLYCRSGNRSGQAYQFLRDQGFTQIHNAGGLTEMIESQ
- the ubiG gene encoding bifunctional 2-polyprenyl-6-hydroxyphenol methylase/3-demethylubiquinol 3-O-methyltransferase UbiG: MDAVFNLEMPIMTKSQNVDPAEIKKFEDMASRWWDLEGEFKPLHQINPLRLNYVLEKTEGLFGKKVLDVGCGGGILAESMAIEGAVVTGLDMGKEPLEVARLHALETGTKLDYIQSTIEDHAEENPQTYDVVTCMEMLEHVPDPQSVITACSKLVKPDGHVFFSTLNRNFKSYLFAIVGAEKLLKIVPEGTHEHDKFIRPAELIKMIDNTSLQELGITGLHYNPLTDTYRLGRSVDVNYIVHTQNFA